In Oryza brachyantha chromosome 2, ObraRS2, whole genome shotgun sequence, a single window of DNA contains:
- the LOC102721240 gene encoding probable trehalose-phosphate phosphatase 1, translating to MDLSNSSPVITDPLAISQPLLGGLPSNLMQFSVMPGGYSSSGMNVSVSRLKIEEALVNGLLDAMKSSSPRRRLNVAFGQDNSADEDPAYSAWMAKCPSALTSFKQIVAGAQGKKIAVFLDYDGTLSPIVDDPDKAVMSPVMRASVRNVAKYFPTAIVSGRSRNKVFEFVKLKELYYAGSHGMDIMASSANYEHNAEKCKQASLFQPASEFLPMIDEVTESLLQVVSGIDGATVENNKFCVSVHYRNVAEEDWETVARLVNEVLEAFPRLKVTNGRMVLEVRPVIDWDKGKAVEFLLQSLGLDDSENVIPIYIGDDRTDEDAFKVLRQRNCGYGILVSQVPKETQAFYSLRDPSEVMEFLNFLVRWKKHLM from the exons ATGGATTTGAGCAATAGCTCACCTGTCATCACCGATCCGTTGGCAATCAGCCAGCCCTTGTTAGGCGGCCTGCCTTCAAATCTGATGCAATTTTCAGTCATGCCCGGTGGCTACTCGAGCTCTGGCATGAATGTGAGCGTCAGTAGGCTCAAAATCGAGGAAGCCCTTGTCAATGGGCTGCTGGATGCCATGAAATCCTCGTCACCACGCAGGAGGCTGAATGTAGCCTTTGGACAGGACAATTCAGCTGACGAAGACCCTGCTTACAGTGCCTGGATG GCAAAATGCCCTTCTGCTTTGACTTCCTTCAAGCAAATTGTAGCTGGTGCACAAGGCAAGAAGATTGCTGTGTTTCTAGACTACGACGGTACGTTGTCACCTATTGTGGATGATCCTGACAAAGCAGTGATGTCTCCTGTG ATGAGAGCTTCTGTGAGAAATGTTGCGAAGTACTTCCCCACTGCAATAGTCAGCGGAAGGTCCCGCAACAAG GTGTTTGAATTTGTAAAACTGAAAGAGCTTTACTATGCTGGAAGCCATGGGATGGACATAATGGCATCTTCAGCAAATTATGAGCACAATGCTGAAAAG TGCAAACAGGCCAGTCTCTTCCAACCTGCTAGTGAATTTCTGCCAATGATCGATGAG GTTACCGAGTCCCTCTTGCAAGTCGTCAGTGGAATTGATGGCGCAACTGTTGAGAACAACAAGTTTTGTGTTTCTGTACATTACCGCAACGTTGCAGAGGAG GACTGGGAAACGGTTGCACGGCTCGTAAACGAAGTGTTGGAGGCTTTTCCTCGTCTCAAAGTAACCAATGGGCGAATG GTTTTAGAGGTTCGCCCGGTGATCGACTGGGACAAAGGAAAAGCTGTCGAGTTTCTACTTCAGTCACTCGGGCTAGATGACTCTGAAAATGTGATCCCCATCTACATTGGAGATGACAGAACCGACGAAGACGCTTTCAAG GTACTTCGACAGAGAAATTGCGGTTATGGAATACTAGTTTCACAGGTGCCCAAGGAAACTCAAGCCTTCTACTCGCTGAGAGACCCATCTGAA GTGATGGAGTTCCTCAATTTCTTGGTGAGATGGAAGAAGCACttaatgtga
- the LOC102720953 gene encoding peroxisome biogenesis protein 19-1-like: MASSSDAPGAGDGDELLDELLDSALDDFTSLDLSAAAPKSVEPSASSSSASGDARPVKGLGLGLPDPKAPRRRAAKQPTAPPPPRGAYASEALEKLTRETREAVRGLETATGAMAGLDDDAMMEEFVKQFEEFAGAQDMDSIVETMMQQLLSKEILHEPMKDIVEKYPKWLEDNKSKISKEEYERYNNQLGLMMKLNDVYENEPENMTKIFEIMQNMQECGQPPSDLVQDIAPDLDLSKLGQLSPEMFESSPNCCVM; the protein is encoded by the exons atggcctcctcctccgacgccCCCGgcgctggcgacggcgacgaactCCTCGACGAGCTCCTCGACAGCGCCCTCGACGACTTCACCAGCCtcgacctctccgccgccgcccccaaaAG CGTGGAGCCCTCtgcgtcgtcctcgtcggctTCGGGGGACGCGAGGCCGGTGAAGGGGCTGGGGCTGGGTCTGCCGGACCCTAAGGCGCCGAGGCGGCGGGCTGCGAAGCAGCccacggcgccgccaccgccgagggGCGCCTACGCGTCGGAGGCGCTCGAGAAGTTGACGCGCGAGACGAGGGAGGCGGTGCGGGGGCTCGAGACGGCCACCGGGGCCATGGCGGGgctggacgacgacgcgaTGATGGAGGAGTTCGTCAAGCAGTTTGAGGAGTTCGCTGGTGCGCAG GATATGGACTCTATTGTTGAAACAATGATGCAACAACTTCTATCCAAGGAGATTCTTCATGAGCCGATGAAGGACATTGTGGAAAAATACCCGAAATGGCTGGAGGAtaataaaagcaaaataaGCAAAGAAGAATATGAGCGTTACAATAATCAGCTTGGACTCATGATGAAGCTTAATGATGTCTACGAAAATGAGCCAGAAAACATGACTAAGATTTTTGAGATCATGCAAAACATGCAAGAATGTGGTCAACCCCCCAGCGATCTTGTTCAAGACATTGCTCCAGATCTGGATCTGAGCAAGTTGGGACAACT GTCTCCAGAGATGTTTGAATCATCACCAAATTGCTGTGTAATGTGA